Proteins from a genomic interval of Papaver somniferum cultivar HN1 chromosome 4, ASM357369v1, whole genome shotgun sequence:
- the LOC113272400 gene encoding non-specific lipid-transfer protein B-like gives MMKVFLCVVIVLAMAHMMVEPTQAAFTCTDVDKCLVQCMPYLVGTAAVPVPACCDGVKQIKGMAITTEEKRQACGCVKDAANKYQNIKEDAASGLPTKCGVPLSYPISKNIDCST, from the coding sequence atgatgaaGGTGTTTCTCTGTGTTGTTATTGTTCTCGCTATGGCTCATATGATGGTTGAACCAACTCAAGCAGCCTTTACCTGTACGGATGTTGACAAGTGCCTTGTGCAATGCATGCCATACTTGGTCGGCACTGCAGCTGTGCCTGTTCCAGCATGTTGTGATGGAGTTAAGCAAATCAAAGGGATGGCAATTACCACAGAAGAGAAACGTCAAGCATGCGGCTGTGTTAAAGATGCGGCTAATAAGTACCAGAACATAAAAGAAGATGCAGCCAGTGGACTTCCTACCAAGTGTGGTGTTCCTCTCTCTTACCCTATCTCCAAAAACATTGACTGCAGCACGTAA